The DNA window TTCAGCACCAGAACAGCTCCCTTaatctttatttattagtttgtgTGTCAGCTTTACATTTTCACCTTAAAGCTGTTCCTTTGACTCTCAGAGGCATGTGACTTACCGACCCATTTTCCTTTTCAGATGTCGGAGCACAGATGTTGCTTGTTTGATTTTAAACCAGTGGCATGATATGACCTACATGATCACACATCATAGTGATACACATTGTCTCGTTTATCTgataatgtgtttatatatatatatatatatttatacccATACCCCCACGTGGTTGGGGTTACCCCACTGTTCTGAACGTAAACAGCAAACATTTTTTGTGTTCATCAGTCATATGTTGTCCTTTTTCAGTATAAAAATTCAGTATGTGATACACTGTAGACAGTTGTATTGCCCAGCAGTGGACTTTGCCGCTTTATATTGCAGAATATCATATTCTTATTTGATTTATGACCTTATTGTTGTCTTATTTTTGGACAGAATCTGTGTTCAAAAAACCATTATGTGAATCCTTTGTTTAGAATCACACGCTAATCTTGTGATCTAATGTTGGTAAAGGTCTGATTGTTTTATGAAACACTAATCCTGGTCTATTCGGGGTGTCTCTGTTCTcctgatcctctgtgtgtgaagttgtcttACTGCAGCTCGGACTCTGAGCGGTGCTGTTGTCTACAGAGACGACGCCTGGCTTTGTGACGCTGAGTCTAGAACGCGTTTAGTCATAATGGAGACGGGGTGCGGCGGCAGACGCCTTTAAAACTGACTGCGTAAAAATATCAGGAATTTCAGGGtttgaagataaacgcgttgcGGACGTTACGGGAGGACTGCGCAGTGGACGAGATGGGGAGCATTAAAGGAGACGCCTTAATGGCAGGCTCATATCTGAATCTGGAAACTCGGATCTCCGTCCTCCTTTTGTGTCTGCTGGGCAGCGCGAGCGGCCAGATCCGCTACTCTATTCCTGAAGAGATGAAGCCTGGACTGTTTGTTGGAGATAAGTACTGAATAACTAACTTTTCCCGTTAGACACCGCGTCAGATCCCGATGTTGGTTTGAATTCTCTTCAAAGTTACGCTTTAAAACCGACTGATAATTTAGTACTGAAACAACACAGTCGAGCTGACGGCAGCAAATACGCAGAAATGGTGCTGCAGACTCCTCTAGACCGGGAGAAACACAAAGAACACTCGCTAGTGCTGACTGCTGTGGATGGCGGAGATCCACCGCGGTCTGGAACAGTGAAGGTGCACATTACAGTCCTAGATGCTAATGACAATGTGCCTGTGTTCACAGAAGCCCTGTATAAAGCGAGTGTTTTAGAGAATACACCAGTTGGGACTCTGATTGTTAGGATCAGCGCTACTGACGACGATGAAGGTCACAATGGAAATGTATCATACTCATTTACAAATATGGAAGATGCACAGCAGGTTTTCGAGGTGGATGCACGCTCCGGTGAGATTAGACTGGCTGGTAATCTAGACTATGAATCGATTCAACATTACGAGATTAATTTGCAGGCGAAAGACCCCGGAGGTCTCGCAGGTACCAGTAAATTAATCATAGATGTTTTGGATGTGAATGACAACAGCCCTGTCATTACCATCACATCTTTCTCGGGGAAAATCCAAGAGGACTCTCCTCTGGGCACTGTGGTAGCTTTGATAAGTGTCCAGGATTTAGACTCCGGCAAGAACGGTAAGGTTAATTTGAATATTGACGCGCGTGTTCCATTTACGATAAACCCGTCACCGAGGAAATATTACACGCTGGTCACTGATGCGGCATTAGATCGAGAAAAGGTCTCCAGCTTTAACTTAACCATGACGGCCTCCGACGAAGGCAACCCACCGTTATCCAGCACCAAAACTCTCTTCCTAGAGATTACAGATATAAACGATAACGCGCCCCGGTTCACACAAAGCGAATACACTGCACACGTCACGGAAAATAACTCCCCCGGGGTTTCAGTGCTCACTCTCCAAGCCACTGATGCTGATAAAGGACAGAACGCACGCGTTGCTTATTATCTTGTAGATGCGGAAATTAGCGGTTTCTCTGCGTCATCCTATTTCTCCATTAACTCTGATAACGGGGTGCTCTCCGCTGTCCGCTCTTTTGATTATGAGCAAATTAAAGAGCTTAAAATACAGGTGCGAGCTCAGGACGGAGGGAGCCCCCCTCTCAGTAgcaatgtgagtgtgaagataGTGGTCCAGGACCAGAACGACAACGCCCATCAGGTTCTGTACCCGGTCCAGACTGCTGGCTCTGTGCTGGCTGAGATGGTGCCTCGCTCAGCAGATGTGGGCTATCTGGTGACTAAAGTGGTGGCTGTTGATGTGGACTCTGGACAGAACGCCTGGCTCTCATATAAACTGCAGAAGGCCACAGACAGGGCGCTGTTTGAAGTGGGCGCACAGAATGGAGAAATAAGAACTGTCCGCCAAGTGAGCGATAAAGACGCTGTGAAACAGAAGCTCACTGTTGTAGTGGaggacaacgggcagccctctCGCTCAGCTACGGTCAATATTAACGTGGCGGTGGCCGACACTTTCCCTGAAGTGCTCTCGGAGTTCCCGGACCCTGCGCACGACAAGGACTACAACGACGACCTGACTTTCTATCTGGTCTTGGCCTTGGCCGTGGTGTCCTTCCTCTTCATCGTCTCTTTGGTTGTTATAGTGTCAGTTAAGATCTACAGGTGGAGGCAGTCTCGGCTGTATTATCAGTCCAGTCTCCCCGTTATTCCGTATTATCCCCCGCGCTACGCGGACTCCGTGGGCACCGGAACACTCCAACATGTTTATAATTACGAAGTGTACAGAACCACTGACTCCAGAAAGAGCGGGGTGAAATATGCAGGGCCCAGCAGTCAGAGTTTAATGAGTGTCGATGCAGCTGGAGCGGAAACTCAGGAGGAGCGATACACTGACGTCACTGATACGAGCAGCACACTGGTGAGTCGTTAATTAATCTCTTTAAGAGTTATTCACTTCAGTTACGGTGATAGTTGTTGTCCCCGAGGCGTTGTCCGTGGTGCTGAAAAGGTTTCCATGTGGTCTGTACtgtgtttttgtgctgttttttaTTGACACTTAGAACATCAGTGAGCGGCTCGCTTTAGGTTTAGATTTCTTTAGTGGACTTTAGATGGTGTTTTCCTTCTTAATTTTGTTGCGATTTGTTATGATCTACGTGTCGTTAGAAACCCGAGGCAGTTGAACTCTTGCACAGAACTCTAATTGGTACATATACTATATAATAACTTCGTAGAATGTTATTGTTTAAAATCAGATTAATATGTTGCTTATTTCTGCTCAgcgttttgtaaaatattaataatattcgtaattatttatttatagcacttttcatacacaagggcaattcaaagtgctttacaaaattgaaaataataaaacataaaaatataaaattagttcatataatatataatgtaatataatatattaataataataatgcatatatatatatatatattatttattttttttaaactagagAAAGAATGTGAAATGACACGTGAAATAAAGTTAATGACACCAATTACTGAATATATTCTAATAAAGGAACGTGttattatgtttaaataataataataataataataataataataataataataataataatacttgtTCTTGTAGTTGTTGTATATCTAAATGTTAGACATCTGTTAGGGCGCATAATCTTCTCAAGCCCCATGATGGTATAATGCcactacattttatttttggtaaCAGTCAATGATTAGTAGTGTATTCATATTACTTTTTTGTTACTGTTGATGTCATTACTAATATTGACAGCATGCAGTGGCTCATAACCTATAAGTGCAACGTTGCTTCACTGTTTTATCACAGGGCCGACACTTGGGCCGATTTTCCCATTCCTTTGTGCGCAGCTTTCAGTCTTTCATTTGCAGCAGTGTGTTCTGGTTTCAGACTCTGAGCGCCGCTGTTGATCCACGTTTATCTTTTGTCTGGCCACTCCTATGTCTTTCTGTGTGCCAGACCCTTCCTTCTCTGTATGACGCAGGGCGATGAAGAGGAGAGGGAGACATTTCCAGGCTGTGTAACAGTCCATAGCGCAGTGGTAATTTACAGGAGAAAAGTGAGTGGTG is part of the Hoplias malabaricus isolate fHopMal1 chromosome 4, fHopMal1.hap1, whole genome shotgun sequence genome and encodes:
- the LOC136694988 gene encoding protocadherin gamma-A10-like, with the translated sequence MGSIKGDALMAGSYLNLETRISVLLLCLLGSASGQIRYSIPEEMKPGLFVGDNRADGSKYAEMVLQTPLDREKHKEHSLVLTAVDGGDPPRSGTVKVHITVLDANDNVPVFTEALYKASVLENTPVGTLIVRISATDDDEGHNGNVSYSFTNMEDAQQVFEVDARSGEIRLAGNLDYESIQHYEINLQAKDPGGLAGTSKLIIDVLDVNDNSPVITITSFSGKIQEDSPLGTVVALISVQDLDSGKNGKVNLNIDARVPFTINPSPRKYYTLVTDAALDREKVSSFNLTMTASDEGNPPLSSTKTLFLEITDINDNAPRFTQSEYTAHVTENNSPGVSVLTLQATDADKGQNARVAYYLVDAEISGFSASSYFSINSDNGVLSAVRSFDYEQIKELKIQVRAQDGGSPPLSSNVSVKIVVQDQNDNAHQVLYPVQTAGSVLAEMVPRSADVGYLVTKVVAVDVDSGQNAWLSYKLQKATDRALFEVGAQNGEIRTVRQVSDKDAVKQKLTVVVEDNGQPSRSATVNINVAVADTFPEVLSEFPDPAHDKDYNDDLTFYLVLALAVVSFLFIVSLVVIVSVKIYRWRQSRLYYQSSLPVIPYYPPRYADSVGTGTLQHVYNYEVYRTTDSRKSGVKYAGPSSQSLMSVDAAGAETQEERYTDVTDTSSTLTLPSLYDAGR